The Faecalibaculum rodentium genome segment CTCCATAGATCTGGGAAGAACGGATCATCCAGCTGGCCATGATACTCCTGCTGAGGTTGAATCCTCTTCGCTGCCAGTCTTGTTCCTGTCTGTAAAGAGGCAGTCCCATGACTGTTTTCTGGGCTATGATGTGGGACACAAGAGAAGGCGAAGACATCGTATTCTCCAGAAGCGGTGCTTCTTTGCGGGCAGCCGGGATCATCACAGGCTTTCCATCCTCATCTTCACAACCTTTGGGGCAGACATAATTATGATCCACTTCCACTTCGACATAGAGGCGCTGCGGAACGTATTTGATGGTCCGGTGTACAGTCGGTTTCAGCTCCTTCATGGCTGTGCCACATACAGGGCACACCGGGTCCTTGCCTGCATCCGGATACACATCGATGATCTTTTCAGGAAGCGCCTTTGCTTTCTCCTTCATGGATCTGCGCTTTTTGGGGGACGCCGGTCTCTCTTTGCTCACAGTTTCCAGGACAGCTGATTCATCCAGGTCTTCGGGAGAAGACGTGGATGCGATCTCTTCCGCCTCGTTGAACAGGGATATGAAAAGCTGCTCGCTTTTGGAAGCGAAGCGGTCCATGGCCGCCTTCCTGTTGATCTGGTCTTTCAGGAACAGGTTGTCGGCCAGGAAGAGAGCGGCATCGACCAGGTCATCATGATCCAGAGATTCGAGGCTTTCTTTCATGGATTTGCGGGTGTAGTTTTCGAAGTCAAAAGAAGATAAGAAGTCCATGGCAAAAGTATAGGATAAAGAGGAAAAGGGGCAAACTGAAATGCCTTAAATAATTATTATGCTCACAGTTCCAGAAATGGTTCATTCGATATGACTGAAAACCGTCAGGGATCAGGAGATCTGTCTAGATATATTGAGGCATCACATGCCTGAAAGCCCGCTTCTGGTTTATGTCCAGTCCTTCCAAAAGCCAGTCCAGCTGCTGTGGGGAGATCTGCAGAAACGGATCCGGGGAACTCATCCGCCATTTGAAGGTTCCTTTGCTCAGCTGCTTGTGAAGGAGCCAGAACCCTGTACCGTCATAATGGAGGAGCTTGAGCTTGTTGTGTCGTTTGTTGGTGAAGACGAACATCGCATTCTGGAATGGATCAGTGTTCAGGATCGACTGGACATATGTACCCAGTCCATCTATGCCTTTGCGAAAGTCCACAGGTTCAGTGACCAGGTATAATCGGGAAATATCATCAAGTCCAGTCATGTAAAATCCCTCCGTGCCGGTATTGTCCCGCTACGGAGGGATTTGTCATAGATGGGTAATTAACGTCGCTTACGCATGACCTTCATTACAGTCATCCGGTCTCGTTTTGATTCGATGGCTGGAACTCACGAGCCGGGCTGACCTGTTATACTGTCATGTATGAACAACACATGGAATGAAGAAGAAACAGGCCGGTTTGCGACCATGCACGGCAACCGGGTCTGGACACTGGACGAAGAGGCAGCGGATCTTTTGCTGTGGTTTGGAGCCGATGTGATCTGGGGACCGGGACCGGTCATGATGCAGGACGGGCAGTACCTGGTCAATGGCATCCCGCAGGATCCGGCGGGGTTTCCGGCATGTGAACTTACCAGGGGCTGCGGCCGGCTGGTCAAGGAGGCGATCCTATGACGCTGTCAGCCGGCGGAATGGGTCTTGTCGCCGGGCTGGTGATTGCTCTGGTCCTGGGCGGATTCTGGGCCTGGTTTGTGAGGTCAAAGAAGCCGAATGAAACGGTGACCATCATTGGATGGGGTCTTGTCATGGCGCTGGTGCTGTGCGCCTTCTTCTTTGACCTGTATCTGCCGGAGTGAATATCCAGCAGAACACAATACGGGAGAGAACGGACGGTGGCTCTGTGGAAACACGGAAACCGCCCGTTGATATTTGCCGGGATTTGACACCATTCATGCCTGATAGAGACAGAAACAAAACTGCCTGTTTTCGCCTCAACCCCGCTGCCTGATAATGAGGCTGTCAAGGGAAGCCAGCCGCATGCAGCTGACGGAGGGCTGACCGACAGCTGCAAGGTACAAGGAGGCAGAATCATGAATGAATCCCCGACTGCCCGAAGGCAGCCTGCATCCCTGCATGACAGGGAAAGAGCCACAGCCCTGGAACTCTTGCCGTTGACTGCACAGGAACAGAAACTCAATGCCATGCAGCAGCTGAAAGAATGCGGGTATTCCAGGAGCCAGTCCCTGCATCACCTATGGGAGGACCACGAAGCGGACCGGAACCGCCTGTTTGTCTGCCGCCAGGCCGGTGACAGCATCCAGGCCCTGATGTTTGTGCAGACAGAGTCCGTGGATGCCGGCATCCATCATCCGGAGCCCTGTCGCATGGAAGTGGATGTATTCTCCTGGCAGACCGGCGGCAGGCAGATCCGTGCAGAAGACCTGTGGACTGCCGTAGACTGTCTGGCTGCCAGAGAACAGCTGTTTGTGACGCGGGCCAACATGGTGATTCACCAGATCCAGGCCGATACAGGCAGAAAACAGCCGGAAGAGCAGAGCCGGTCATGAACCAGGCAGACAGAAAAAGACAGCGGAGGCACCTGCCCGCTCCTGTGACGGGATGTGTCCGCTGTCTTTCTGCTTTTCTTCCTTATATATAAGCTGCTGAAGCTGCAGTCATCCGCATCTGTACCCTGAGGCAGGATGTCTCACTGCCCCTGACTGTCGCATCCGTCGGGAATCACTACGGCAAGACCGCCCAGGGAGCTTTCCTTCAGCTCCATCGGCAGTTTCATGCCAGTGATATTCATGGCCTCCACCACATGATCGAAGCTGACCCGCTCATGCTTCACCCGCAGAATATGCCGGGAGAGCCGGGCATTGTCCACACACCGCAGCGCAGCCATGGCATTCCGTTCGATGCAGGGGATCATCACATAGCCCCCCACGGGATCGCACGTCAGCCCCAGGTGATGTTCCAGACCCATCTCCGCGGCGTATTCCACCTGGCCGTCGGACTGCCCTGCGGCACAGGCGATCATGGCACTGCCCATGGCACACGCTGCGCCGACTTCCGCCTGGCAGCCGCCTTTGGCACCGGAGATCGTTGCATTGGTCTGAATCAGGTTGCCCACCAGACCCGCCACTTTCAGGCCCTTGAGCAGCTGTGCCCGGCTGTAGTTGCGGTCATGCAGGAAATGGTAGATCAGCGCCGGCAGGATCCCGCAGCTGCCCATGGTCGGGGCCGTCACCACGAATCCCCCGGCAGCGTTCTGTTCACTTGCGGCGAAGGCATAGCTGGCCAGCAGGAGGTGGAAGATCTCATCCGGATCCGTGCAGGCCAGGGCATCTTCATGCAGTTCCTTTGCAACGCGCTTGAGCTTCAGCGACCCCGGCAGGATGCCTTCGGCGGCCAGACCCTCACGGACACTGGCCAGCATGGCATCCATGATGTCGTCCAGATAGTCATTCAGCCCGGGGCCCTCCACCATATCCACATACTGATCCAGGGTGATGTCCTGCTCTTTGCACCAGCGGCGGATGGCCGCCATGGTGGAATGGGGATAGATCTCCGGCGTATTCGCTGCCGGGACGCCGTTGATTTCCAGTTTCCCGCCGCCAATGGAGACAAACTGCACCGTTTCCAGCTCTTCGCCATCTTGCAGAGCCGTGATGTACATTGTGTTCGGATGTACCGGCGTGCCCTTCAAGTCGAATGTCACCTCTGTGGCAGGACCCAGGGTGCGGATGAGGATGTCATCCGTCAGGTGTCCCTTTCCCGTCAGCGCCAGAGATCCCTGGAGCCGCACCTTCCAGGCATCCGCCTGAGGATGGCGGTGTTTCATATACAGGGCCGCGTTCATGGGACCCAGAGTATGGGAACTGGACGGCCCAGGTCCCTTCTTGAAAATTTCCTTGATACTGTGCATACCCTCAGTGTAGCATCCCTGTTCTCCCGTGACCGGATACAGCTTTCCTGCCGGTGTGACATGGTGACTGGACACCTGCCGATGATGGCGGATGGCACCCGCGGTGAAAGGATGCAGCAGGATGCCGCTGGAAACAGGAGCTGTCGCTGAACGAACGAGCACGAAAGGCTGCGTTAGCGCCACAAACTGGCATGGATACAGCCGGTAACCACGATACACTGTGATTGAAACAGGAACGGTCCGGAAAGGAGAACGATATGGAACTGCTTCTGATCATTGGATTTCTGTATGTTGTATACGCCATGGCCGGTTCCGGCAGCAGGTACGATGATCCGGATTCGGACAGCGATGGTCTGACCGACTGGGAAGAAGGGTACACGATCTGGCGCATGACAAAGCGCAACAGGGAACGCCGGCACAACCGGAAAAAGTGATGCCGGATTCCCATGTGCAGGGGCAAAGCCGCAGAATTTCAAATTTTGCACGTTCCCGATACAGCCGGCACGTCCGGACTCCATCTCCCTGATAAACGATGCTGTCCCGGGCAGGGAAAATTCATCAAACAGGCAATCAGAAAAACGGATTGCGCCGCAAATCTGACGTTCATTCAACTATGTTGGACCAAGTGTCACCATTTGGATTTGTTAAAGGCGCATACAGTCACATCGGTATGCCTCTCAGGCTCAAGGACCTATGCTGAAAGCGCAGATAAACGCATTTTTATGAAATCGTGATCCTGAAAGGAACCGGACTGTCATTCAATATTCCCAACCAGTTTTCTCCAGAGCGTGCGATGATCGTAAAAAGCTTCGTATCTGGACTGGAGGAAT includes the following:
- a CDS encoding L-serine ammonia-lyase, iron-sulfur-dependent, subunit alpha → MHSIKEIFKKGPGPSSSHTLGPMNAALYMKHRHPQADAWKVRLQGSLALTGKGHLTDDILIRTLGPATEVTFDLKGTPVHPNTMYITALQDGEELETVQFVSIGGGKLEINGVPAANTPEIYPHSTMAAIRRWCKEQDITLDQYVDMVEGPGLNDYLDDIMDAMLASVREGLAAEGILPGSLKLKRVAKELHEDALACTDPDEIFHLLLASYAFAASEQNAAGGFVVTAPTMGSCGILPALIYHFLHDRNYSRAQLLKGLKVAGLVGNLIQTNATISGAKGGCQAEVGAACAMGSAMIACAAGQSDGQVEYAAEMGLEHHLGLTCDPVGGYVMIPCIERNAMAALRCVDNARLSRHILRVKHERVSFDHVVEAMNITGMKLPMELKESSLGGLAVVIPDGCDSQGQ
- the tnpB gene encoding IS66 family insertion sequence element accessory protein TnpB (TnpB, as the term is used for proteins encoded by IS66 family insertion elements, is considered an accessory protein, since TnpC, encoded by a neighboring gene, is a DDE family transposase.), with amino-acid sequence MTGLDDISRLYLVTEPVDFRKGIDGLGTYVQSILNTDPFQNAMFVFTNKRHNKLKLLHYDGTGFWLLHKQLSKGTFKWRMSSPDPFLQISPQQLDWLLEGLDINQKRAFRHVMPQYI